The following are encoded in a window of Microbacterium sp. LWO13-1.2 genomic DNA:
- a CDS encoding MarR family transcriptional regulator has product MTTPAPQLTPQELAAYFAFTEVSSLLRHAVETQLREVGKLSYVQFQLLARLGDAADGSQRMTDLADGVVYSRSGLTYQAQLLEGRGLITRAPSPDDERSTIVTITDEGRAVLAAVFPGHIEVVSSMLFASLEEGDVDTLARVMTQVSGHLRANPPRSAAPRRTKKG; this is encoded by the coding sequence ATGACGACACCCGCCCCGCAGCTCACTCCGCAAGAGCTCGCCGCCTACTTCGCGTTCACCGAGGTGAGCAGCCTGCTGCGGCACGCGGTCGAGACGCAGCTGCGCGAGGTCGGAAAGCTCAGCTACGTGCAGTTCCAGCTGCTCGCGCGACTCGGCGACGCTGCGGACGGCAGCCAGCGGATGACCGACCTGGCGGACGGCGTCGTCTACAGCCGCAGCGGTCTGACGTATCAGGCGCAGTTGCTCGAGGGGCGCGGGCTGATCACGCGCGCGCCCTCCCCTGACGACGAACGCAGCACCATCGTGACGATCACCGACGAGGGCCGCGCTGTTCTTGCAGCCGTGTTCCCTGGGCACATCGAGGTCGTCAGCAGCATGCTCTTCGCGTCACTGGAGGAGGGCGATGTCGACACCCTCGCGCGGGTGATGACACAGGTGAGCGGGCATCTGCGCGCCAATC